A DNA window from Methanobacterium spitsbergense contains the following coding sequences:
- a CDS encoding GDP-L-fucose synthase family protein, translated as MTGGAGFLGSYVVEKLKDRGVNDKKIIVPRSKQMDLRIMDNCYKVCENVDVVIHLAAKVGGIGFNRTYPGTLFYDNAIMGIQLMEAARQVGVDKFVAVGTVCSYPKFTPVPFTEEDLWNGYPEDTNAPYGLAKKMLLVQSQAYRKQYGFNSIFLLPVNLYGIGDNFNEESSHVIPALIKKFVDAVEIGDKEVEVWGTGVASREFLHVEDAAEGILLATEKYNKSDPINLGAGFEIKISDLVELISKITGYTGKVIWDDSKPDGQPRRCLVVSKAESKFGFIAEVKFEEGFRDTIDWYMMHKNSIS; from the coding sequence ATAACTGGCGGCGCTGGTTTTTTAGGTTCTTATGTTGTAGAAAAATTAAAGGATCGAGGAGTAAATGATAAGAAGATTATAGTGCCACGAAGTAAACAAATGGATTTACGGATAATGGATAATTGTTATAAAGTTTGTGAAAATGTAGATGTGGTAATCCATTTAGCTGCTAAAGTTGGAGGTATCGGTTTTAATAGAACATATCCTGGAACACTTTTTTACGATAATGCTATTATGGGTATTCAATTAATGGAAGCTGCTAGACAAGTGGGTGTAGATAAGTTTGTGGCAGTGGGCACAGTCTGTTCTTATCCTAAATTTACTCCGGTTCCATTTACTGAAGAAGATTTATGGAATGGATACCCTGAAGATACTAACGCCCCTTATGGCTTGGCAAAAAAAATGTTATTAGTACAATCTCAAGCTTACAGAAAACAATATGGATTTAACTCTATCTTTCTATTACCCGTTAACTTATATGGTATTGGCGATAACTTTAATGAAGAAAGTTCTCATGTTATTCCTGCTCTTATAAAAAAATTTGTAGATGCTGTAGAGATCGGTGATAAAGAAGTAGAAGTTTGGGGAACGGGAGTTGCATCAAGAGAATTTTTACACGTTGAAGATGCTGCGGAGGGAATTCTACTTGCGACTGAAAAATATAACAAATCCGATCCTATTAATTTAGGAGCAGGATTTGAAATAAAAATAAGTGATTTAGTTGAATTAATATCTAAAATAACCGGTTATACTGGAAAAGTAATATGGGATGATTCAAAGCCTGATGGACAGCCTAGACGATGTTTAGTTGTAAGTAAGGCGGAATCTAAATTTGGGTTCATAGCAGAGGTAAAATTCGAAGAAGGGTTTAGAGATACTATTGATTGGTACATGATGCATAAAAATAGTATTTCATAG
- a CDS encoding glycosyltransferase, whose translation MVKVSVIVPVYNVEKYLRQCLESILNQTLIEIEIICVNDGSTDKSSQILEEYAEKYKQITVINQENKGIGLSRNAGMECATGEYIGFVDSDDWIDEKMYETMYINAKSHNSDIVMCLTHLFDDAIQEYKPSDPYFALNLFNESFDNTVFDHKLIKGFFGVNVTCWNKIYRSKFLNVIEAKFPKIDFEDNIFFYKTYLNAKKISLVRKFLYNYRINRQGSFIDAKNERFFDIIKMHSLLEGILIETSNLGRYKQKFLNYQVQSILNRYNQVDEQYKKEFFDIIKQHFLTKDFSPSDIDMLNNNYRIKYQNILNSETYREYEQLEKNQKPNDANRTKWKITNYIMKLLFK comes from the coding sequence ATGGTAAAAGTTTCGGTAATAGTGCCCGTTTACAATGTAGAGAAATATCTTCGACAATGTTTGGAGAGTATTTTAAATCAAACATTAATAGAAATTGAAATTATATGTGTGAACGATGGTTCAACAGATAAATCTTCACAAATTTTAGAGGAATATGCAGAAAAATATAAACAAATAACAGTTATAAACCAGGAAAATAAAGGGATTGGCTTAAGTAGAAATGCTGGTATGGAATGTGCAACTGGTGAATACATTGGTTTTGTTGATTCAGACGATTGGATAGATGAAAAAATGTATGAAACTATGTACATAAATGCCAAATCCCATAATAGTGATATAGTAATGTGTTTAACTCATCTATTTGACGATGCCATACAGGAATATAAACCATCTGATCCCTATTTTGCTTTGAATCTTTTCAATGAAAGTTTTGATAATACAGTTTTTGATCATAAATTAATAAAAGGGTTCTTTGGAGTGAATGTTACTTGTTGGAACAAAATTTATAGATCAAAATTTCTAAATGTAATTGAAGCAAAATTTCCTAAAATCGATTTTGAAGATAATATTTTTTTCTACAAGACCTACTTAAATGCTAAGAAAATCTCCTTGGTGAGGAAATTTCTGTATAATTACAGAATCAACAGGCAAGGATCATTTATAGATGCAAAAAATGAAAGATTTTTTGATATTATCAAAATGCACAGCCTATTAGAGGGGATATTGATTGAAACAAGTAATTTGGGTAGATATAAGCAAAAATTTTTAAACTATCAAGTACAATCCATTTTAAATCGTTATAATCAAGTAGATGAACAATATAAAAAAGAATTTTTTGATATTATTAAACAACATTTTCTAACAAAGGATTTTTCACCCTCAGATATTGATATGTTAAATAATAATTACCGGATCAAATATCAAAATATTCTAAATTCTGAAACTTATAGAGAATATGAACAACTTGAGAAAAATCAAAAACCAAATGATGCGAACAGAACCAAATGGAAAATAACAAATTATATAATGAAATTATTATTTAAATAG
- a CDS encoding NAD-dependent epimerase/dehydratase family protein codes for MYLEPNFDLILHFACPASPDDFLKFSIETMKANSLGTLKTLELAHLNDARYVFASTSEVYGDPLVNPQNEGYWGNVNPIGPRSVYNEVKRFSEALSIAYQKKNGLDVRIPRIFNTYGPNMRIDDGRVVPNFIIQALRGEPLSVYGDGSQTRSLCYIDDLVEGIFKMSLIDDLSGQVINLGNPEEYSIIDLARLIIKKTGSNSDIIFKSLPIDDPMQRCPDIRIAKDILNWQPKTMLDAGLDETIHFFNYINNS; via the coding sequence TTGTATCTTGAACCAAATTTTGATTTAATACTACATTTTGCATGTCCTGCCAGCCCTGATGATTTTTTGAAATTTTCAATTGAAACCATGAAGGCTAATTCTTTGGGAACATTAAAAACCCTCGAACTGGCCCATTTGAATGATGCCAGATATGTTTTTGCCTCAACATCAGAAGTTTATGGGGATCCTCTTGTAAATCCTCAAAATGAGGGTTACTGGGGAAATGTGAATCCTATTGGTCCGCGTTCTGTGTATAATGAAGTAAAAAGATTTTCTGAAGCACTTTCAATTGCATATCAGAAGAAAAATGGATTAGACGTTAGAATACCAAGAATATTCAATACTTACGGCCCTAATATGAGGATTGATGATGGCCGGGTCGTACCGAACTTTATTATTCAAGCACTTAGAGGTGAACCACTCTCAGTTTATGGAGATGGAAGTCAGACAAGAAGTCTTTGTTATATAGATGATCTTGTGGAAGGAATTTTTAAGATGTCGTTGATTGATGACCTTTCTGGCCAGGTAATTAACCTAGGAAATCCAGAAGAGTACAGTATAATCGATCTTGCTAGGTTAATTATTAAAAAAACAGGATCAAATTCTGATATTATCTTTAAATCCCTGCCGATAGATGATCCAATGCAAAGATGTCCGGATATTAGAATTGCGAAAGATATTTTGAACTGGCAACCCAAAACCATGCTGGACGCTGGTCTTGATGAAACAATTCATTTTTTCAATTATATTAATAATTCCTAG
- a CDS encoding DUF2085 domain-containing protein, translating into MPSRTFRIGKWYFPVCSRCTGVYLGIFLCYLITNFLHVNYTVYLVCIATVVTAPTFIDAISQLFGFRESNNVLRFSTGLLAGFGLVIIAKSIKLYLGIHWSLIS; encoded by the coding sequence TTGCCTAGTAGAACTTTTAGAATTGGAAAATGGTATTTTCCAGTATGTTCGAGGTGTACTGGTGTTTATTTAGGTATATTTTTATGTTATTTAATAACCAATTTTTTACATGTTAATTATACAGTTTATTTAGTATGTATTGCTACAGTTGTAACTGCTCCAACATTTATTGATGCTATAAGTCAATTATTTGGTTTTCGTGAAAGTAATAATGTACTAAGATTTTCAACAGGACTACTTGCTGGTTTTGGTCTTGTAATAATCGCAAAAAGTATTAAATTATATTTAGGTATCCATTGGTCTTTAATAAGCTAA
- a CDS encoding ribbon-helix-helix domain-containing protein, which translates to MPENKTRSKPKTKEKMEQITIKLPPKMLEGLRKLSNMSYNPMSMHIRQAIAEYLERNNNKN; encoded by the coding sequence ATGCCAGAAAATAAAACTAGAAGCAAACCCAAAACTAAAGAAAAGATGGAACAAATTACTATCAAGTTACCTCCCAAGATGTTAGAAGGATTAAGAAAATTATCAAATATGAGTTACAATCCTATGAGTATGCATATCAGACAAGCCATAGCAGAATATTTAGAGAGAAATAACAACAAGAACTAA
- a CDS encoding MFS transporter has product MGYLICGKCMSYYKLQSDESAKNFVDDCDCGSELRYVENLDFVDPNWKQVSIRKKSTRREILRNKMQSAFSVRKIDLKNHLVQFFQNKFGKRIYNAQNWDRIHKTHYGTETSFINSIKNELNFHNIRWTLVIPVSMAITIILTITQGILTLLIFILLAAVGYLFKDQMIGTKNAIVTGVISFFLGSLFTGSFLYLIPLTLLGAINGAICGWIGGYIKTRI; this is encoded by the coding sequence ATGGGTTATTTAATTTGCGGTAAATGCATGAGTTACTATAAACTGCAATCGGATGAATCTGCAAAAAATTTTGTTGATGACTGTGATTGTGGAAGTGAATTAAGATATGTTGAAAATTTAGATTTTGTTGATCCCAATTGGAAACAAGTCTCAATAAGGAAAAAAAGTACAAGAAGAGAAATTCTAAGAAACAAGATGCAATCCGCGTTTTCTGTCAGAAAAATTGATCTAAAAAACCATTTAGTTCAATTTTTTCAGAATAAATTCGGAAAACGAATCTATAATGCTCAAAATTGGGATAGAATTCATAAAACTCATTATGGGACAGAAACAAGCTTTATCAATTCTATAAAAAATGAGCTTAATTTCCATAATATCCGATGGACTTTGGTAATACCTGTATCAATGGCAATAACTATAATATTAACAATTACACAAGGTATTCTTACTCTATTAATTTTTATATTGTTAGCAGCTGTTGGTTACTTATTTAAAGACCAAATGATTGGAACTAAAAATGCTATTGTCACCGGAGTAATTTCCTTCTTTTTAGGAAGCCTCTTTACAGGCTCATTTCTCTATTTAATACCATTAACCTTATTAGGAGCTATTAATGGGGCTATCTGCGGATGGATAGGCGGATATATAAAAACAAGAATATGA
- a CDS encoding ribbon-helix-helix protein, CopG family, translating to MKIKQLNLKLTEKQFDQLEYLSNATGNVSKSNLIRIAITEYVMKYIDLLD from the coding sequence ATGAAGATAAAACAATTGAACCTTAAACTAACAGAAAAACAGTTCGATCAACTCGAATATCTATCCAACGCAACGGGCAATGTTAGTAAATCCAATCTGATTAGGATTGCAATAACTGAATATGTTATGAAATATATAGACTTGTTAGACTAA
- a CDS encoding DUF5518 domain-containing protein, giving the protein MVVVKWTHIINGLVIAIILGLILGILTSWGDILGYLIATIYVGYSVNGDYMNGAIHGAIVGAVAAVIVLILSLIGLSALFTDVAVVSGLVAVVTVLIIAIIIGGIIGAIGGIIGGLIKSKS; this is encoded by the coding sequence ATGGTGGTAGTAAAATGGACGCATATAATAAATGGTTTAGTGATAGCAATAATACTTGGTTTAATCCTTGGAATTTTAACATCATGGGGTGACATATTAGGATACTTAATTGCAACAATATATGTTGGTTACTCAGTAAATGGAGATTATATGAATGGAGCTATCCACGGAGCGATCGTTGGTGCTGTTGCAGCTGTAATTGTGCTTATACTTAGTTTAATTGGATTAAGTGCCCTGTTTACTGACGTTGCAGTTGTGTCAGGATTAGTAGCAGTAGTTACAGTACTAATCATTGCGATAATTATTGGAGGAATCATTGGTGCTATAGGTGGAATAATAGGGGGTTTAATAAAAAGTAAAAGTTAA